A region from the Vicia villosa cultivar HV-30 ecotype Madison, WI linkage group LG3, Vvil1.0, whole genome shotgun sequence genome encodes:
- the LOC131656751 gene encoding ribose-phosphate pyrophosphokinase 4 produces the protein MVKSPEKHVNLFFSLDCEQLANKVAAHSPSNITLQNINWRSFADGFPNIFINNAEELRGQHVAFLASFSSPAQVFEQLSVIYALPRLFVASFTLVLPFFPTGSFERMEEEGDVATAFTLARMLSNIPISRGGPTSLVIYDIHALQERFYFGDEVLPLFETGIPLLKQRLQQLPDADNVVIAFPDDGAWKRFHKLFDNYSVVVCTKVREGDKRIVRLKEGHVSGHHVVIVDDLVQSGGTLIECQKVLAANGAAKVSAYVTHGVFPNQSWLRFTHKDEASEKAFAYFWITDSCPVTVKALANQAPFEVLSLAGSIANALQI, from the exons ATGGTGAAGTCTCCGGAGAAGCATGTTAACCTTTTCTTTTCCCTTGACTGTGAACAGCTTGCCAACAAAGTTGCTGCTCATTCACCGAGTAACATTACTCTCCAGAATATCAATTGGAG GTCTTTTGCTGATGGGtttccaaatatatttataaacaaTGCAGAAGAGCTCCGGGGTCAACATGTTGCCTTTTTGGCATCATTTAGCTCTCCGGCTCAAGTCTTTGAACAGCTGTCTGTCATATATGCACTCCCTCGTCTATTTGTTGCTTCGTTCACATTGGTATTGCCTTTTTTCCCAACTGGATCATTTGAGCGTATGGAAGAGGAAGGTGATGTAGCAACTGCCTTCACCCTTGCAAGGATGTTGTCAAATATCCCAATTTCAAGAGGTGGCCCAACTAGTTTAGTCATATATGACATTCATGCTTTGCAG GAGAGGTTTTATTTCGGAGATGAGGTTTTGCCATTGTTTGAGACTGGTATTCCTCTTCTAAAGCAACGTCTGCAACAACTTCCAGATGCTGATAAT GTAGTTATTGCATTTCCAGATGACGGTGCATGGAAGCGATTCCACAAGCTGTTCGACAATTATTCAGTG GTCGTATGTACAAAGGTACGTGAAGGTGACAAGAGGATAGTTCGGCTCAAGGAAGGCCATGTCTCTGGTCATCatgttgtgattgttgatgatttggTCCAATCTGGAGGCACCCTAATCGAGTGTCAG AAAGTTTTGGCTGCCAATGGTGCAGCAAAAGTGAGTGCCTACGTCACACACGGTGTCTTCCCTAACCAATCGTGGTTGCGGTTCACTCATAAAGATG AAGCCTCGGAGAAAGCATTTGCATACTTTTGGATCACAGATTCTTGCCCAGTTACTGTCAAAGCTCTTGCAAATCAAGCTCCTTTTGAAGTACTGAGTCTAGCAGGGTCAATTGCTAATGCCCTTCAAATTTGA